From a single Nostoc sp. MS1 genomic region:
- a CDS encoding NACHT domain-containing protein, with protein sequence MAQTLTWLHLSDLHACKPKTGWDARRVTDTLCKDLKKMQERYELRPDLIFFTGDAAYGHIGNSDGKSITEQFREAHDFLTAVRESFEPAIEQRNLFLVPGNHDVNRTKISRFEKQVLESITSLDEITSIVKDAGIDWQRIKIRLEDYAHFLETYGYDHLLTGREHLIYADAREVAGLRVGIAGFNSAWSSSGAGRSEAGKLWMAGRFQLETLLSKLPKNDFAIALLHHPANWLVPEENPTFGRQLERDFPFVLHGHEHQDFVRPNASNGHTIISTGACHEWSDSKNNGYNFVRLDFAQGTGEVWLRQYDSTGAGWIPSVIYGQTDDLGCWNLTHLKPWIENLCSSVSAKKNSNSAVEVSINNNSIEITPESKDDPAADYEVRYRQAVVNKLDYVQLFGIEVPKESKEYSLTVAYVSLNLSDEDEEITEAEELEGDINELTAQDANTFPAEEVFDNLCVKKRLLIRGVAGSGKTTLLRWAAVQSAKDEPVSRDRAKQKLPLIKSSLSQFDGEADTQFADNSGDWREKIPFIIRLRDYTKGQLPRPSTFPVLLAKELPDPPANWMDDVLNSGRALVMFDGVDEVPQQVRDETMREIRQLINTYPDNYYVVTTRPEAVERKEFIELGFESARVEPMTPVDRDTFIDKWHDAMEVRLRNWNEPADLRPLAKRLKQRLEANSTVARLTSNPLLCAVVCALHRARNENLPETPVDLCEKLCEMLLDRRDKERSRFEDQKWINKAYRGLEFRVRKGLLSQLAFHMVSSGLSAITVAEAQQQITQALESYKLSNIKAADILQALVERSGMLQVLGEQVEFLHNTLKEFLAAERFVNIGDVQTLANHTDEASWQPVILFAVALPRDGSSFATDLVRAIRKKVSLDAPAKARSKKDRVEAAKIRTQQFFFLRCYTNAYQLNNSEITEAFTQLSKQLLPPQNITDAVALASCGEAIIPYLKNRTGWKAPDRAACVRMLGLIGDQRANELLKEFLDDKTLTVAQELANFVDDWSQISLIRQQVEEYGLLPISIPRKLGALNPLSNLTNLKKLNLWGTQVRDISALSHLTNLTNITLLETQVSNISALSNLTNLTSLYLKGTQVRDISSLAHLTNLTIYR encoded by the coding sequence ATGGCTCAAACACTGACATGGCTACATCTTTCAGACCTCCATGCTTGTAAACCTAAGACTGGTTGGGATGCTAGACGAGTGACTGATACTCTCTGCAAGGATCTAAAAAAAATGCAGGAGAGGTATGAGTTAAGACCGGATTTGATTTTCTTTACAGGTGATGCCGCGTATGGTCACATCGGAAATAGTGATGGAAAATCAATAACCGAGCAATTTCGTGAAGCTCATGATTTCTTAACAGCCGTTCGAGAATCTTTTGAGCCAGCCATTGAGCAAAGAAACCTTTTTCTTGTACCGGGTAATCATGACGTTAATCGAACTAAAATATCTAGGTTTGAGAAACAAGTATTAGAGAGTATTACCTCACTTGATGAAATTACTAGTATTGTCAAAGATGCTGGTATAGATTGGCAAAGAATCAAGATTCGGTTAGAAGATTATGCTCACTTTCTCGAAACTTATGGTTATGACCATTTACTTACAGGAAGAGAGCATTTAATTTATGCCGATGCTCGTGAAGTGGCGGGTTTGCGTGTTGGTATTGCTGGTTTTAACTCTGCTTGGTCATCATCAGGAGCAGGTCGTTCAGAAGCAGGTAAATTATGGATGGCTGGTAGGTTTCAGTTGGAAACTCTGCTGAGTAAACTTCCAAAAAACGATTTTGCTATTGCCCTTTTACATCATCCTGCAAATTGGTTAGTTCCTGAAGAAAACCCAACTTTTGGTAGGCAGTTAGAACGAGATTTCCCTTTTGTATTACATGGGCATGAACATCAGGATTTTGTTCGCCCTAATGCTTCAAACGGACACACCATTATTTCCACAGGTGCTTGTCATGAATGGTCTGATAGTAAAAATAATGGTTATAACTTTGTGCGGCTTGACTTTGCACAAGGAACTGGTGAAGTTTGGTTGCGCCAGTACGATTCTACAGGGGCGGGTTGGATTCCTAGCGTTATTTATGGGCAAACAGATGATTTAGGATGTTGGAATCTAACACATTTAAAGCCTTGGATAGAAAATTTATGTAGTTCTGTTTCTGCAAAAAAAAACTCTAACTCTGCTGTAGAAGTATCAATAAATAATAATTCGATTGAGATTACTCCTGAGAGTAAAGATGACCCAGCAGCAGATTATGAAGTTCGTTATCGTCAAGCTGTGGTTAATAAGTTAGATTATGTACAGCTTTTCGGGATTGAAGTACCCAAGGAGTCTAAAGAATATTCACTGACTGTTGCTTATGTATCTTTGAATTTGTCCGATGAAGATGAGGAGATTACAGAAGCAGAAGAATTAGAAGGTGATATTAACGAACTAACAGCACAAGATGCAAATACATTTCCAGCAGAGGAGGTTTTCGATAATCTTTGTGTGAAAAAGCGTTTGCTGATACGTGGAGTCGCTGGTAGTGGAAAAACAACCCTTTTGCGTTGGGCGGCTGTGCAATCTGCTAAAGATGAACCAGTTTCTAGAGACAGAGCAAAACAAAAATTACCATTAATTAAGTCTTCATTGAGTCAGTTTGATGGTGAGGCTGATACTCAATTTGCAGATAATTCTGGTGACTGGCGAGAAAAAATTCCCTTTATTATTCGCTTGCGGGATTACACTAAAGGTCAGTTGCCACGACCTAGCACATTTCCTGTTTTACTAGCAAAAGAACTACCTGATCCTCCTGCTAATTGGATGGATGATGTTTTAAACAGTGGTCGTGCTTTGGTGATGTTTGACGGTGTAGATGAAGTTCCCCAGCAAGTGCGGGATGAAACTATGCGGGAAATCCGTCAATTAATTAATACTTACCCAGATAATTACTATGTGGTGACAACACGCCCTGAAGCAGTTGAACGAAAAGAGTTTATTGAACTTGGGTTTGAATCCGCGCGGGTTGAACCGATGACCCCTGTTGATCGGGATACCTTCATTGATAAGTGGCATGATGCGATGGAGGTTCGGTTACGAAATTGGAACGAACCAGCCGATTTACGACCTTTGGCTAAACGCTTAAAGCAGCGCCTTGAAGCTAACTCTACTGTGGCTCGATTAACCAGTAATCCTTTGCTTTGTGCTGTAGTTTGTGCGCTTCATCGGGCAAGAAATGAGAACCTTCCAGAAACACCTGTTGATTTATGCGAAAAGCTGTGTGAGATGCTGCTAGATCGCCGGGATAAAGAGCGATCGCGTTTTGAAGACCAAAAATGGATTAATAAAGCGTATAGAGGCTTAGAATTTCGGGTTCGTAAAGGATTGCTGTCTCAACTTGCTTTCCACATGGTTAGTTCAGGTTTATCTGCAATTACTGTGGCTGAAGCCCAACAACAAATTACTCAAGCTTTAGAAAGTTACAAGCTTTCTAATATTAAAGCTGCCGATATTCTTCAAGCACTTGTAGAACGTAGTGGAATGCTTCAGGTATTGGGTGAGCAAGTTGAATTTCTGCACAATACTTTAAAAGAGTTTCTCGCAGCCGAACGTTTTGTTAATATCGGTGATGTTCAGACATTAGCAAATCATACTGATGAAGCTTCCTGGCAACCTGTGATTTTATTTGCTGTTGCGTTACCACGAGATGGTTCTAGCTTTGCTACTGACCTTGTAAGAGCAATTCGTAAAAAAGTTTCTTTAGATGCTCCCGCTAAAGCACGGTCGAAAAAAGACCGAGTAGAAGCTGCAAAAATTAGGACACAGCAGTTTTTTTTCCTTCGGTGTTACACAAATGCCTACCAGCTAAATAATTCAGAAATTACTGAAGCTTTTACCCAGTTATCAAAACAGCTTTTACCACCTCAAAATATAACGGATGCAGTAGCCTTAGCATCCTGTGGTGAAGCTATCATACCTTATCTTAAAAATCGAACAGGCTGGAAAGCACCAGACCGTGCAGCTTGTGTGCGAATGCTGGGATTAATTGGTGATCAAAGAGCTAACGAGCTTCTGAAAGAGTTTTTAGATGATAAGACTCTCACAGTTGCTCAAGAATTAGCCAACTTTGTTGATGATTGGAGTCAAATATCACTCATTAGACAACAAGTTGAAGAATATGGGCTTCTTCCAATTTCAATTCCTAGAAAATTAGGTGCATTAAATCCATTGTCCAATTTAACCAACCTCAAAAAGTTAAATCTTTGGGGAACACAAGTGAGGGATATTTCGGCTCTGTCCCACCTGACCAACCTTACAAATATTACTCTTCTAGAAACACAGGTGAGCAATATTTCGGCTCTTTCCAACCTGACCAACCTTACATCGCTCTATCTTAAGGGAACGCAGGTGAGGGATATTTCCTCTCTGGCTCACCTGACTAACCTCACAATCTATCGATGA
- a CDS encoding RNA 2'-phosphotransferase encodes MNQERQVKISKFLSKHLRHTPERLGLVLAPGGWVAIDELLSACQSHRFPISHAELKQVVANNDKQRFSFDETGTKIRANQGHSVEVDLQLQPQLPPTILYHGTGEKSVPAILQSGLLKMSRHHVHLSTDVETARKVGMRHGKPVIFTIDAMVMYQAGFTFYCSDNGVYLVDHVPSEYLHVMN; translated from the coding sequence ATGAATCAAGAACGCCAGGTCAAAATCAGCAAATTTTTAAGTAAGCATTTGCGTCATACACCAGAACGCCTTGGTTTAGTTTTGGCTCCTGGCGGTTGGGTAGCAATTGATGAGTTACTGAGTGCTTGTCAATCTCATCGATTTCCTATTTCCCATGCAGAATTGAAACAGGTTGTTGCTAACAACGATAAGCAGCGTTTTTCGTTTGATGAGACTGGAACTAAAATTCGAGCTAATCAAGGACATAGTGTGGAAGTAGATTTGCAACTACAACCACAACTTCCACCCACTATTCTTTATCACGGTACAGGGGAGAAATCAGTACCAGCAATTTTGCAATCTGGACTACTAAAAATGTCACGTCACCATGTGCATTTATCTACAGATGTGGAAACTGCGCGAAAAGTAGGAATGCGACATGGTAAACCAGTGATTTTTACTATTGATGCTATGGTTATGTATCAAGCTGGATTTACTTTTTATTGTTCAGATAATGGGGTTTATTTGGTGGATCATGTTCCATCTGAGTATTTACATGTAATGAATTAA
- a CDS encoding XisH family protein → MPARDIYHEAVKNALIQEGWIITDDPLHLKWGQKDMYVDLGAKQLLAAEQGSRKIAVEIKSFVSPSEMADLKDAIGGFIMYRAVINRLEPERTLYLAVRDSVFTALFEEPIGTLLIEAESLKLLVFNPETERIIQWIT, encoded by the coding sequence ATGCCTGCAAGAGATATTTATCATGAAGCTGTTAAGAATGCCCTAATTCAAGAAGGATGGATAATTACAGATGACCCCCTACATTTAAAATGGGGGCAAAAAGATATGTATGTAGATTTAGGGGCTAAACAACTTTTAGCAGCAGAACAAGGAAGTAGAAAAATCGCTGTAGAAATTAAAAGTTTTGTTAGTCCTTCAGAAATGGCAGACCTCAAAGATGCTATTGGTGGGTTTATAATGTATCGTGCTGTTATTAATCGTCTAGAACCAGAAAGAACCTTATATCTAGCTGTGCGCGACAGTGTTTTTACAGCTTTATTTGAAGAACCAATTGGTACACTTTTAATAGAAGCTGAAAGTCTAAAATTACTTGTGTTTAATCCAGAAACTGAGAGGATTATCCAATGGATAACTTAG
- a CDS encoding XisI protein has translation MDNLENYRHIIKAVLLPYTQIPYSYASIECKTIFDSQNDSYLLVTLGWDGVKRIHGCLVHLDIIDGKIWVQRDDTEDGVTYELVAAGIPKDKIVLGFHPPNVRQHTGYAIA, from the coding sequence ATGGATAACTTAGAAAATTATCGGCATATTATTAAAGCTGTATTACTGCCCTATACACAAATCCCTTATTCTTACGCATCCATTGAGTGCAAGACTATATTTGATAGTCAAAATGACAGTTATTTGCTTGTAACTTTAGGTTGGGATGGTGTCAAAAGAATCCACGGTTGTTTAGTTCATCTTGACATTATTGATGGCAAAATTTGGGTGCAAAGGGACGACACAGAAGATGGTGTGACTTATGAATTAGTAGCCGCAGGTATTCCCAAAGATAAAATTGTCTTAGGATTTCACCCGCCTAATGTTAGGCAACACACAGGGTATGCTATTGCCTAA
- a CDS encoding S-adenosylmethionine decarboxylase, which yields MKNLAPDIFRQRLLIEGFYVTDMSEEVLEKYLLSIAEHLNLRTYGKPIIFSPASGMGREENAGYDAFVPLIDSGISAYVWSSVQFFSIVIYTCKGFDEQAAIEFTRNYFAVSGEIASTSF from the coding sequence ATGAAAAATCTCGCACCAGATATTTTTAGACAACGACTGCTCATTGAGGGTTTTTACGTAACTGATATGAGCGAAGAAGTGTTAGAAAAGTATCTTTTGAGTATTGCCGAACATCTCAATCTTCGTACATATGGCAAACCGATTATTTTCTCACCAGCATCAGGAATGGGACGCGAGGAAAATGCAGGATACGATGCTTTTGTACCTTTGATTGATTCTGGTATTTCAGCCTATGTTTGGAGTAGTGTCCAGTTCTTCTCAATTGTGATCTACACTTGCAAGGGTTTTGATGAACAGGCAGCGATTGAATTTACACGAAATTACTTTGCAGTATCCGGGGAAATAGCCAGCACATCCTTCTGA
- the trxB gene encoding thioredoxin-disulfide reductase: MSNPTVENLVIIGSGPAGYTAAIYAARANLKPLVFEGFQAGGLPGGQLMTTTEVENFPGFPQGITGPELMDRMKAQAERWGAELYTEDVTYVDLSQRPFTVRSDEREVKAHSIIIATGATARRLGLPSEHQFWSHGISACAICDGATPIFHGAELAVIGAGDSAAEESIYLTKYGSKVNLLVRSEKMRASKAMQDRVLSNPKITVHWNTEVVDVFGNGHMDGVQVRNSKTGEETKLQVKGLFYAIGHTPNTSLFKGQLELDEIGYVVTKHGSPETSVEGVFAAGDVQDHEYRQAITAAGSGCAAALLAERWLSASGLIQEFHQEPTINNELEHQPEAQKTEAEQAAEFDLQATRHAGGYALRKLFHESDRLLIVKYVSPGCGPCHTLKPILNKVVDEFDGKIHFVEIDIDKDRDIAENANVTGTPTVQFFKDKELVKEVKGVKQKSEYRQLIESNL, from the coding sequence ATGTCTAACCCAACTGTAGAAAACTTAGTAATTATCGGTTCTGGGCCAGCAGGGTACACGGCGGCTATCTATGCGGCGAGAGCTAACCTGAAACCTTTGGTATTTGAAGGTTTTCAAGCTGGGGGTTTGCCTGGCGGACAGCTAATGACAACGACTGAAGTAGAGAACTTTCCAGGGTTTCCTCAAGGTATTACTGGGCCAGAATTAATGGATCGGATGAAGGCTCAGGCGGAGCGCTGGGGGGCTGAGTTATATACTGAAGATGTGACATATGTTGATTTAAGTCAGCGTCCATTCACTGTGCGCTCCGATGAAAGGGAAGTTAAGGCGCATAGTATTATTATTGCCACTGGTGCAACAGCAAGACGTTTGGGTCTACCTAGTGAGCATCAATTTTGGAGTCACGGAATTTCCGCTTGTGCAATTTGTGATGGTGCAACCCCCATTTTCCACGGTGCAGAATTGGCTGTAATTGGTGCTGGCGACTCGGCGGCGGAAGAGTCAATTTATTTAACTAAATACGGCTCGAAAGTTAATTTGTTGGTGCGTTCTGAGAAAATGCGGGCTTCTAAAGCTATGCAAGACCGCGTTTTGAGTAACCCCAAAATCACAGTGCATTGGAACACAGAAGTTGTGGATGTGTTTGGTAATGGTCACATGGATGGGGTACAAGTCCGCAATAGCAAAACTGGGGAAGAAACTAAGCTGCAAGTCAAAGGTTTGTTCTACGCTATTGGTCACACTCCTAACACATCCTTATTTAAGGGACAACTGGAACTGGATGAAATTGGTTATGTTGTAACTAAACATGGTTCACCAGAAACTAGTGTAGAAGGTGTGTTTGCAGCTGGTGATGTACAAGACCATGAGTATCGCCAAGCAATTACGGCTGCGGGTAGTGGATGCGCGGCGGCGTTGTTGGCGGAACGTTGGTTATCTGCTAGTGGTTTGATTCAAGAGTTCCATCAAGAACCAACAATAAATAATGAGTTAGAACATCAGCCAGAAGCGCAGAAAACCGAGGCTGAACAAGCGGCGGAATTTGATTTGCAAGCAACACGCCATGCTGGTGGTTATGCTCTAAGGAAATTATTCCATGAAAGCGATCGCCTACTAATTGTTAAATACGTTTCTCCGGGTTGTGGGCCTTGCCATACCCTTAAGCCGATATTAAATAAGGTAGTCGATGAATTTGACGGCAAAATTCACTTTGTGGAAATTGACATCGACAAAGACCGTGATATTGCCGAAAATGCCAACGTAACCGGAACACCAACTGTCCAGTTTTTCAAGGATAAAGAACTGGTAAAAGAAGTCAAAGGTGTGAAGCAAAAGAGTGAATATCGTCAGTTGATTGAGAGTAACCTTTAG
- a CDS encoding ABC transporter permease, with product MTIIKRQLPKLGLFVKNPNLSHKLMLIGLAMTLFFIFLAFFAPVFQALGWLQDPTKFLNNDPQVPPSAQHLFGTSLLGHDVFSRTIFGAQAALKVVILATALSMLIGVPLGMVSGYLGGKLDKLLLFIMDSIYTLPGLLLSVTLAFIVGRGILNAAIAISIAYIPQYYRVVRNHTVSVKTEVFIEAAQAMGASTWTVLSKYLFFNVIQSVPVLFTLNAADAILVLGGLGFLGLGLPEDVPEWGYDLKQALEGLPTGIWWTTLFPGLAMTLMVVGLSLLGEGLNEFVNPRLRGENRK from the coding sequence ATGACCATAATTAAACGTCAGTTGCCTAAATTGGGACTCTTTGTCAAAAATCCCAACCTTTCCCACAAATTAATGTTAATTGGGTTAGCCATGACCCTGTTTTTCATCTTCCTAGCATTCTTTGCACCTGTATTTCAGGCTTTGGGATGGCTACAAGATCCCACAAAATTCCTCAACAATGATCCTCAAGTACCACCATCGGCTCAACACTTGTTTGGTACTAGTCTTTTAGGACATGATGTATTTTCCCGCACCATATTTGGCGCTCAAGCAGCATTAAAAGTAGTGATTTTAGCTACAGCATTAAGTATGTTGATTGGTGTGCCTTTAGGGATGGTAAGCGGCTATCTGGGTGGTAAGTTAGATAAGCTGCTACTATTTATTATGGATAGTATTTATACTTTACCTGGGCTGTTACTGTCAGTAACATTAGCATTTATAGTAGGTAGGGGAATATTAAATGCTGCGATCGCAATTAGTATTGCATATATTCCCCAATACTATCGCGTTGTCCGTAACCACACCGTTAGCGTCAAAACCGAAGTCTTCATCGAAGCCGCGCAAGCAATGGGTGCTTCTACTTGGACTGTGCTATCTAAGTATCTATTTTTCAACGTTATTCAAAGCGTACCTGTACTTTTCACCCTCAACGCCGCCGATGCAATTTTGGTACTAGGCGGTTTAGGCTTTTTAGGGCTAGGATTACCGGAGGATGTTCCAGAATGGGGCTACGATTTAAAACAAGCTCTAGAAGGACTACCGACTGGGATTTGGTGGACTACACTTTTCCCTGGTTTAGCAATGACATTGATGGTGGTAGGGTTATCACTACTTGGTGAAGGGCTAAATGAATTTGTCAATCCGCGTTTGCGGGGAGAAAATCGGAAGTAG
- a CDS encoding slipin family protein, which produces MWKTFYIKPNEVGILYHRSDFKKILQPGTYTYFGRHWRVTTYDLNKPEAYIENLELLVRNHASELQEYLLIVRTAFNQAALVRLGQSWVSVKPNQLRAFWRGFIEVQAHFFNLEEGLELPAEFVRQVRGIALDGIKRFHILEYEIGLLYVQNNFSRPLETGEYAFWSVDQDVSVRSFSRIIPNPELPLEEILIEQHPDFVEAYCQIVQLQTQQVAIARYQGKVIAILPPTSRKLFWRGVEVEVIDISNDAKLPTRLIAELVSGLPEVLVLSRNYLHICEVPTQHVGLLYVNQEFQAQLPSGKHAWWLFGRSVRTEVFDLRYSILEVAGQDILSKDKVPLRLNLTAGYRILDPLRAKNGLSDIPNYLYKELQFALRGAVGERTLDALLEDKGAIDSSIFEYIRQKTADYGIEIDSVGVKDIILPGEIKTILSKVVEAEKAAQANVIRRREETAATRSMLNTAKVMEDNPVALRLKELEVLERIAEKIEKIQVNGSLDNILTELIRINRN; this is translated from the coding sequence ATGTGGAAGACTTTTTACATCAAGCCTAACGAAGTCGGTATTTTATATCATCGTAGTGATTTTAAGAAAATATTACAGCCTGGAACTTACACTTATTTTGGTCGGCATTGGCGAGTAACTACTTATGACCTCAATAAACCTGAAGCTTATATTGAAAACTTAGAACTATTAGTACGAAATCACGCCTCAGAGTTACAGGAATATTTACTCATAGTCAGAACGGCATTTAATCAGGCTGCTTTGGTACGTTTGGGTCAAAGTTGGGTAAGTGTAAAACCAAATCAATTACGAGCGTTTTGGCGTGGTTTTATTGAGGTACAAGCTCATTTTTTCAATTTAGAAGAAGGCTTGGAATTACCTGCTGAGTTTGTCCGTCAGGTGCGGGGAATTGCTTTGGATGGAATTAAGAGATTCCACATCTTGGAGTATGAGATTGGTTTGCTATATGTGCAGAATAATTTTTCCCGACCACTAGAAACAGGTGAGTATGCTTTCTGGTCTGTTGATCAGGATGTTTCGGTACGGAGTTTCAGCCGTATTATTCCTAATCCTGAACTTCCACTAGAAGAAATCTTGATTGAACAACACCCTGATTTTGTGGAGGCTTATTGCCAGATTGTCCAATTGCAGACTCAACAAGTAGCGATTGCACGTTATCAAGGTAAAGTCATTGCTATCCTACCACCAACCAGCCGCAAGCTATTCTGGCGGGGTGTTGAGGTAGAAGTAATCGACATCAGCAACGATGCCAAGTTACCTACTCGCCTTATTGCGGAGTTAGTTTCCGGTTTACCTGAAGTTCTAGTTTTAAGCCGCAATTACTTACATATTTGCGAAGTACCTACACAGCACGTTGGTTTGCTATATGTGAATCAGGAATTTCAAGCACAACTCCCATCTGGGAAGCACGCATGGTGGTTGTTTGGACGTTCTGTGCGTACAGAAGTTTTTGACTTACGTTACTCTATTTTAGAAGTAGCCGGGCAGGACATACTCAGTAAAGATAAAGTTCCGTTGCGCTTGAACTTAACGGCTGGCTACCGCATTCTCGACCCTCTGAGAGCCAAAAATGGTTTATCGGATATTCCTAACTATTTATATAAAGAATTGCAGTTTGCCTTGCGTGGCGCTGTAGGTGAGAGAACTTTGGATGCTTTACTGGAGGATAAGGGCGCAATTGACAGCAGTATTTTTGAATACATTCGTCAAAAAACTGCCGACTATGGGATTGAAATCGATTCCGTTGGGGTAAAAGATATCATTCTTCCTGGTGAGATTAAGACGATTTTAAGCAAAGTTGTAGAAGCCGAAAAAGCCGCTCAAGCAAACGTAATTCGCCGTCGTGAAGAAACGGCTGCTACCCGTAGTATGTTAAATACTGCCAAGGTAATGGAAGATAATCCTGTGGCGTTGCGTTTGAAAGAGTTGGAAGTGTTGGAACGAATTGCCGAAAAAATTGAAAAAATTCAAGTTAATGGCAGTTTGGACAACATTTTGACCGAGTTAATTCGGATTAATCGCAATTAA
- a CDS encoding carbohydrate ABC transporter permease, with translation MNQLTAKDWILIKGRLTPYLFLLPALILLGLTVFWPALQAFYLSFTSYEDLSQPPQWIGFTNFLRLWKDAVFWKTLENTFLYLVGVVPILVIAPLGLAILVNQKLRAINWFRAAYYTPVVISMVVAGIAWKWLYAENGLLNQLLKTFGLPDGIPWLTTSAKVFGIVPISLASVMAVTIWKGLGYYMVIYLAGLQSIPADVYEAAAIDGSDGIRKHWDVTIPLMKPYLALVAVISAISATKVFEEVYIMTQGGPLNSSKTIVYYLYERAFSDLEISYACTIGLVLFLIILGLSVLRLVISQPAGDNLV, from the coding sequence ATGAATCAATTGACGGCTAAAGATTGGATACTCATCAAAGGACGGCTAACTCCTTATCTGTTCTTGCTACCTGCTTTGATTTTGTTGGGTTTGACTGTCTTTTGGCCAGCATTGCAAGCGTTTTACCTCAGTTTTACCAGCTACGAAGACTTGAGCCAACCACCGCAATGGATAGGTTTTACTAACTTCCTCCGATTGTGGAAAGATGCCGTTTTTTGGAAAACTTTAGAAAATACATTTCTTTATCTTGTCGGTGTAGTACCTATTTTGGTGATTGCGCCTTTAGGGTTGGCAATTTTAGTTAATCAAAAACTCCGCGCAATTAATTGGTTTAGAGCCGCCTACTATACACCAGTGGTAATTTCTATGGTGGTTGCAGGTATAGCTTGGAAATGGCTATATGCAGAAAATGGCTTACTCAATCAATTGCTCAAAACCTTTGGTTTGCCAGATGGTATTCCCTGGCTCACCACTTCCGCTAAAGTTTTCGGCATTGTGCCAATTTCTCTTGCCAGTGTCATGGCTGTGACGATATGGAAAGGACTTGGCTACTATATGGTGATTTATTTAGCTGGGTTGCAATCAATTCCGGCTGATGTGTACGAAGCCGCCGCCATTGATGGCTCAGATGGGATTCGCAAACATTGGGATGTGACAATTCCCTTAATGAAACCTTATTTAGCTCTAGTAGCTGTAATTTCGGCAATTTCTGCCACCAAGGTATTTGAAGAAGTTTACATTATGACTCAAGGCGGGCCGCTCAATAGCTCGAAAACAATTGTTTACTATCTATATGAGCGAGCCTTTAGTGATTTAGAAATTAGCTACGCCTGCACAATTGGACTTGTACTTTTTTTGATAATTTTAGGCTTATCAGTTTTGCGATTAGTTATTAGTCAGCCAGCAGGAGATAATCTGGTTTAG
- a CDS encoding YdeI/OmpD-associated family protein translates to MPNFDNQLQTFQAANRQEWREWLERNYQSAIGIWLVYYKVKSGKPSIRYSEAVKEALCFGWIDSKVKSLDEDSYMQIFTPRKPKSVWSKLNKQYIQELIDQGLMAEAGLAKIAVAKQDGSWNTLDAIEALIIPDDLQQALAANAIANQYFAGLSNSTKKNILSWIASAKRPETRLRRIEQTIDSVAQNKIPKL, encoded by the coding sequence ATGCCTAACTTCGATAACCAATTACAAACATTTCAGGCAGCAAATCGCCAAGAATGGCGGGAATGGTTGGAAAGGAACTATCAAAGTGCTATTGGTATCTGGTTAGTTTATTACAAAGTCAAAAGTGGTAAACCGAGTATTCGATATAGTGAGGCGGTAAAAGAAGCTTTATGTTTCGGTTGGATTGACAGTAAAGTTAAATCCTTGGACGAGGACAGTTATATGCAGATATTTACGCCTCGAAAACCGAAAAGTGTCTGGTCAAAATTGAATAAGCAATATATTCAAGAACTTATTGACCAAGGTTTAATGGCTGAAGCTGGTTTAGCAAAAATTGCAGTTGCAAAACAGGATGGTTCATGGAATACATTAGATGCAATAGAAGCATTAATTATTCCAGATGATTTACAACAGGCTTTAGCTGCAAATGCGATCGCTAATCAATATTTCGCAGGATTAAGTAATTCTACTAAGAAGAATATCCTCTCTTGGATTGCCAGCGCTAAACGTCCAGAAACGAGGCTAAGACGAATTGAGCAGACTATAGATTCAGTAGCACAAAATAAAATTCCTAAGTTATAA